Proteins co-encoded in one SAR86 cluster bacterium genomic window:
- a CDS encoding NADPH:quinone oxidoreductase family protein — protein sequence MTKKTTALLCKSLSEGFEGISLETLSLPKLKETDLLINVKASSVNFPDLLMSQGKYQHKPKLPFVLGMEGAGIIIEKGNLVSKFKVGDEVCFGSWGNGTFSQHVIVPEENARLKPNTLSFIEASAFQTAFLTAYVALIRLGKLKENETLLVHGATGGVGMAAVQLGAHIGANVIATGTSKDKLETTLEWGANQIVVTSQDNHVSFREEIKNLTEGKGADVIYDPIGGDIFDESLRCINWGGRILVIGFAGGRIPNVPVNIPLIKGFSVVGVRAGEFGRKDPKKGLENLEEIYKLANENILKPYICKIFSLEDGLEALKFMNERKVIGKVVISMD from the coding sequence TTGACAAAAAAAACAACAGCTTTATTGTGTAAATCCCTATCAGAAGGCTTTGAAGGAATTTCTCTGGAAACTCTTTCTTTACCCAAATTAAAAGAAACGGATTTATTAATTAACGTAAAAGCTTCTTCTGTAAATTTTCCTGACCTTCTAATGAGCCAAGGAAAATATCAACATAAACCAAAGTTACCATTTGTACTTGGTATGGAAGGTGCAGGCATCATCATAGAAAAAGGAAATTTGGTTTCAAAATTCAAAGTAGGTGATGAAGTCTGTTTTGGTTCTTGGGGCAATGGAACCTTTTCTCAGCATGTAATTGTGCCTGAAGAAAATGCAAGATTAAAACCTAATACTCTTAGCTTCATTGAAGCTTCTGCTTTCCAAACTGCTTTTTTAACTGCATATGTTGCTCTTATAAGATTAGGAAAATTAAAAGAAAATGAAACTCTTCTAGTTCATGGAGCTACTGGAGGAGTAGGAATGGCTGCCGTTCAACTAGGTGCTCATATTGGAGCTAATGTTATAGCAACTGGAACTTCAAAAGATAAATTAGAAACAACTTTAGAATGGGGAGCAAACCAGATTGTAGTAACTTCACAAGATAATCATGTATCTTTTAGAGAAGAAATAAAGAACCTCACTGAAGGCAAAGGTGCTGATGTTATTTACGATCCTATTGGAGGCGATATATTTGATGAGTCTTTAAGGTGTATAAATTGGGGAGGTAGAATTCTAGTAATTGGTTTTGCAGGAGGCAGAATACCTAATGTACCAGTTAACATACCTCTTATAAAAGGATTCTCAGTCGTTGGAGTTAGGGCAGGAGAATTCGGAAGAAAAGATCCAAAAAAAGGTTTAGAGAACTTAGAAGAGATTTATAAACTCGCTAATGAAAATATACTTAAACCATATATTTGTAAAATCTTCTCCCTAGAAGATGGGCTTGAAGCGCTAAAATTTATGAATGAACGTAAAGTCATTGGTAAAGTAGTTATTTCTATGGACTAA
- the xthA gene encoding exodeoxyribonuclease III, which translates to MKIVSFNINSIRARPHQIQSIIDLHNPDVIGLQETKVHDDDFPHEMIEEMGYIPLIHGQKGHYGVAILSKDLPIKYGKGFDSDTEESQKRLLWATFKKNNQEITIFNGYFPQGEERNHPIKFPAKEKFYKDLISHLKSHHNSQENLIVMGDLNISPQDIDIGIGENNRKRWLSSGKCSFLPEEREWLSDLIKWGLHDTYRTMNPDENKIYSWFDYRSRGFKDEPKRGLRIDHIWATDKLNNALQDTGIDYETRSMEKPSDHAPVWSSFNL; encoded by the coding sequence ATGAAAATAGTCTCATTCAATATTAATAGTATTAGAGCCAGGCCCCATCAAATACAATCTATAATCGATTTACATAATCCTGACGTGATTGGTTTACAAGAAACAAAAGTTCATGATGATGATTTCCCTCATGAAATGATAGAAGAGATGGGATATATCCCTTTAATACATGGTCAAAAAGGTCATTATGGGGTGGCAATACTTTCTAAAGATTTACCTATTAAATATGGCAAGGGTTTTGATTCCGATACTGAGGAATCACAAAAAAGACTTCTTTGGGCAACATTTAAGAAAAATAATCAAGAAATTACCATATTCAATGGTTACTTCCCGCAAGGGGAAGAAAGAAATCATCCTATTAAATTTCCTGCTAAAGAAAAATTCTATAAAGATCTTATTTCTCACCTTAAATCTCATCATAATTCTCAAGAAAATTTAATTGTCATGGGTGATCTAAATATTTCACCTCAAGATATTGATATAGGCATAGGCGAAAATAACAGAAAACGATGGTTGAGCTCTGGTAAATGTAGCTTTCTCCCTGAGGAAAGAGAGTGGTTATCTGATCTTATTAAATGGGGCCTCCATGACACTTACAGGACAATGAACCCTGATGAAAATAAAATATATAGTTGGTTTGATTACAGGAGCAGGGGATTTAAAGACGAACCAAAAAGAGGTCTCAGAATAGACCATATTTGGGCTACTGATAAACTCAATAATGCTTTACAAGATACTGGTATTGATTATGAAACTAGGTCAATGGAAAAACCTTCAGATCACGCACCAGTATGGTCAAGTTTTAATCTCTAA
- the tadA gene encoding tRNA adenosine(34) deaminase TadA, with protein MKDSTFHEDMMLLALEEANKAEILGEVPVGAIAVIQGEVIGKGHNLCINSLDPSAHAEICTLKQAAYHQKNYRLNGVNLYVTLEPCMMCAAFLVNARIDHLYFGTFDEKSGAIISQARFLEEGYLNHKVKYEGGILAKECSEILINFFSNKRS; from the coding sequence ATGAAAGATAGTACCTTTCATGAAGATATGATGCTTCTTGCTTTAGAAGAAGCAAATAAAGCAGAAATTTTAGGAGAGGTTCCCGTGGGTGCTATAGCTGTAATTCAGGGGGAGGTGATTGGTAAAGGACATAATTTATGTATTAACTCTTTAGATCCGTCTGCTCATGCAGAGATTTGTACTCTTAAACAAGCAGCCTACCATCAAAAAAACTATAGGTTAAATGGTGTAAATCTCTATGTAACTTTAGAGCCCTGCATGATGTGTGCAGCTTTTTTAGTTAATGCACGCATAGATCATTTATATTTTGGAACCTTTGATGAAAAGTCGGGGGCCATCATAAGTCAAGCAAGATTTCTAGAAGAAGGATACTTAAATCATAAGGTTAAATATGAAGGAGGGATTCTTGCAAAAGAATGCTCAGAAATCTTAATAAATTTTTTTTCAAATAAGAGAAGTTAG
- a CDS encoding class I SAM-dependent methyltransferase — protein sequence MTKILESSCRICNKIVREVIDIGSSPPANNFISSLDEESRLYPLIVDFCDSCSSLQLRNCLNEEDLYKNYSYMTPDTDSQFQHYEILISYLKERNIVDNRTNCLELGSNTGLFLKSLEPNVASVLGIDPAENIAAIANREGVKTIAEFFTPETASKILKDYGAQDLVIARHMFAHNKFPKPMLEGVCALLSENGSFIIENAYAIPTLENGELDQIYHEHMFYYSVKSMQTLLDFYSLEITSLLETNLHGGSLVFIASRKGSRPIEPIVEEYVEKEDSLFLEDKIFSHFNENASSLKDKVLQEIRLDQAGGKRIGAYGATAKAFTLFSFLELDNSDLEYCVDTTPTKIGKIFPFFNIPVISEEQHTLDPVDSFIVTAWNYKDHIVKKAPKFMKKGTKLIFPLPYFEVIEV from the coding sequence ATGACTAAAATCTTAGAGAGCTCTTGTCGTATCTGCAACAAAATAGTAAGAGAAGTTATAGATATAGGCTCTTCGCCGCCAGCTAATAATTTTATTAGTTCTTTAGATGAAGAATCAAGACTCTATCCTTTAATTGTTGATTTTTGTGATTCATGTAGCTCTCTTCAGTTAAGAAATTGTTTAAATGAGGAGGATCTTTATAAGAATTACTCTTATATGACTCCAGATACTGATTCTCAATTTCAACACTATGAAATCTTGATATCTTATTTAAAGGAAAGGAATATTGTAGACAATAGAACAAATTGTTTAGAATTAGGGAGTAATACTGGTCTCTTCCTTAAATCTTTAGAGCCAAATGTTGCTTCAGTTTTAGGTATAGATCCTGCAGAAAATATAGCTGCTATAGCCAATAGAGAAGGGGTTAAAACTATCGCTGAATTCTTTACTCCTGAAACTGCTTCAAAAATTCTTAAAGATTATGGGGCTCAAGATCTAGTTATAGCAAGACATATGTTTGCTCATAATAAGTTCCCTAAGCCGATGCTTGAAGGAGTTTGCGCACTTCTTTCTGAGAATGGATCATTTATTATTGAAAATGCATACGCAATTCCAACATTGGAAAATGGTGAGCTAGACCAAATTTATCATGAACATATGTTTTATTATTCAGTTAAGTCCATGCAAACTTTACTAGATTTTTATTCTTTGGAGATTACCAGTCTTTTAGAAACTAATCTTCATGGAGGATCTTTAGTTTTTATTGCTTCTAGGAAAGGCTCTAGGCCTATAGAGCCAATAGTTGAAGAATATGTTGAAAAGGAAGATTCCTTATTCTTAGAAGATAAGATATTTTCTCATTTTAATGAGAATGCTTCTTCTTTAAAAGATAAAGTTCTACAGGAAATAAGACTAGACCAAGCAGGTGGAAAAAGAATTGGTGCTTATGGAGCTACTGCTAAGGCTTTTACCTTATTCTCTTTTTTGGAGCTTGATAATTCTGATCTCGAATATTGCGTTGACACTACCCCTACAAAGATAGGTAAAATATTTCCATTTTTTAATATTCCTGTTATTTCAGAAGAACAACATACATTAGATCCAGTAGATTCTTTCATAGTTACGGCTTGGAATTATAAAGATCATATAGTTAAGAAAGCACCTAAATTTATGAAAAAAGGAACTAAATTAATTTTCCCATTACCTTATTTTGAGGTAATAGAAGTTTAA
- the rfbB gene encoding dTDP-glucose 4,6-dehydratase → MKLLVTGGAGFIGSALIRYIIGKTDSHVLNLDNLTYAANLDSLNFEEVNERYSFKKGDICDKNFLEKIFEDYQPDRVMHLAAESHVDRSIDGPSDFIQTNIIGTYNLLEVSRSYWMSLNKPRKENFLFHHISTDEVFGDLKKHDSPFTEDSNYKPSSPYSASKASSDHLVRSWHRTFNLPVIVSNCSNNYGPFQYPEKFIPLTITNAISGKAIPVYGDGQQVRDWLYVEDHAKALYLILTKGVIGESYNVGGDNELKNIEVVHQILDIIERKIPNKPGTLKNYEDLISFVEDRPGHDLRYAIDCSKIKKDLNWSPSETFKSGLEKTVNWYLEDLNKNT, encoded by the coding sequence ATGAAGTTATTAGTAACAGGAGGAGCTGGATTTATTGGATCTGCTTTAATCAGATATATTATTGGAAAGACAGATAGTCATGTTTTAAATCTAGATAATTTGACTTACGCAGCTAATCTTGATTCTTTGAACTTCGAAGAAGTTAATGAGAGATATTCATTTAAAAAAGGGGATATTTGTGATAAAAATTTTTTAGAAAAAATTTTTGAGGATTATCAGCCCGATAGGGTAATGCATTTAGCAGCTGAATCTCATGTTGACAGATCCATTGATGGTCCTTCAGATTTTATTCAAACCAATATCATTGGTACTTATAATCTCTTGGAAGTCTCAAGAAGTTATTGGATGAGTTTGAATAAACCGCGAAAAGAGAATTTTCTTTTTCATCATATATCTACGGACGAAGTCTTTGGAGATCTTAAAAAACATGACTCTCCTTTTACTGAAGATTCTAATTATAAACCTAGTTCTCCTTATTCTGCTTCAAAAGCAAGCTCAGACCATTTAGTTAGGTCTTGGCATAGAACTTTTAATTTACCTGTAATTGTATCTAATTGTTCTAATAATTATGGTCCATTTCAATATCCCGAAAAATTTATACCTTTAACGATAACTAATGCTATAAGCGGAAAAGCTATTCCAGTTTATGGCGATGGCCAACAGGTTAGAGATTGGCTTTATGTTGAAGACCATGCAAAAGCTTTATATCTAATTCTCACCAAAGGTGTAATTGGTGAAAGTTATAATGTGGGAGGTGATAATGAGCTTAAAAATATCGAAGTAGTTCATCAGATTTTAGATATAATTGAAAGAAAGATACCTAATAAACCAGGCACATTAAAGAATTATGAAGATTTAATTTCTTTTGTTGAAGATAGGCCGGGGCATGATCTGCGGTATGCTATAGACTGCAGCAAAATAAAAAAAGATTTGAATTGGTCGCCTTCTGAAACTTTTAAATCAGGCTTAGAAAAAACAGTAAATTGGTATTTGGAAGATTTGAATAAGAATACATAG
- a CDS encoding 2OG-Fe(II) oxygenase has protein sequence MKIELGNFEMEVIHHNPLIYTLLGVLSDIECEHLKEISWNFMQRSTVSSIDSSEEKSGSIDKRRTSKNCWVKHSHSGITLSLAKKISKLVQMPLENAEAFQVLHYDVEEEYQPHMDTFEQDTDLGRAFLGNSGQRIITVLGYLNDVEKGGETSFPNIDKIVKPKKGKVVVFQNCHAGSTSPNKGALHGACPVVMGEKWAFNLWYRESKAEEEH, from the coding sequence ATGAAGATTGAATTAGGAAATTTTGAAATGGAGGTTATTCATCATAACCCTCTTATATATACTCTTCTAGGTGTTCTAAGCGATATAGAGTGTGAGCATCTCAAAGAAATTTCTTGGAATTTTATGCAAAGATCTACTGTAAGCTCAATAGATTCATCAGAGGAAAAATCTGGTTCAATTGATAAAAGGAGAACAAGTAAGAACTGCTGGGTTAAGCATTCACATTCTGGAATAACCCTATCTTTAGCAAAAAAGATTTCAAAATTAGTTCAAATGCCTTTAGAAAATGCCGAAGCTTTTCAAGTCCTCCACTACGATGTCGAAGAAGAATATCAGCCGCATATGGATACATTTGAACAAGATACAGATCTTGGTAGAGCTTTTTTGGGAAATTCTGGCCAAAGAATTATAACTGTACTTGGTTATCTTAATGATGTTGAGAAAGGCGGAGAAACATCTTTTCCAAACATAGATAAAATAGTAAAGCCCAAAAAAGGAAAGGTTGTTGTTTTTCAAAATTGCCATGCTGGTTCTACCTCTCCCAATAAAGGAGCTCTTCATGGAGCTTGTCCTGTAGTTATGGGAGAAAAATGGGCTTTCAATCTATGGTATAGAGAAAGCAAAGCTGAGGAAGAGCATTGA
- the rfbA gene encoding glucose-1-phosphate thymidylyltransferase RfbA encodes MKGIILAGGNGTRLRPITLGVSKQLLPIYDKPMIYYPLSVLMLAGIQEIQIISSPQDIDGYEKLLGNGSQFGLKLSYKIQPSPDGLAQAFILGEEFIGNDSVCLILGDNIFYGQSFSESLHEAVSSKEGATVFCYRVNNPEDFGVIDFNDAGEAIHIEEKPSDPKSNFAITGLYFYDNDVVEIAKSIKPSGRGELEITDLNKVYLDRKKLKVKVLGRGFAWLDTGTHDSLLDASKFVQTIEHRQGLKVACLEEIAYLNGWIDKEILEMQIVKHLNTGYGEYLSSIALDTK; translated from the coding sequence ATGAAGGGAATAATATTAGCAGGAGGCAATGGGACTAGGCTTAGACCTATTACCTTGGGAGTATCAAAACAATTGCTCCCAATATATGACAAGCCAATGATCTATTATCCATTGTCTGTTTTGATGCTAGCTGGAATTCAAGAGATTCAAATTATTTCTTCTCCTCAAGATATTGATGGTTATGAGAAACTGTTAGGAAATGGAAGCCAATTTGGTTTAAAACTATCTTACAAAATTCAACCATCTCCAGATGGCTTAGCTCAGGCTTTCATTTTAGGTGAGGAGTTTATAGGAAATGATAGTGTTTGTTTAATCCTTGGAGATAATATTTTTTATGGTCAATCCTTTAGTGAGTCTCTTCATGAAGCAGTTTCATCAAAAGAGGGTGCCACGGTATTTTGTTATCGAGTAAATAATCCAGAAGATTTTGGCGTCATTGATTTTAATGATGCTGGCGAAGCAATTCACATAGAAGAAAAACCGTCCGACCCTAAGTCAAACTTTGCAATAACTGGTCTTTATTTTTATGATAATGATGTAGTCGAGATAGCTAAATCAATAAAACCTTCAGGAAGAGGGGAATTAGAAATTACAGATTTAAATAAGGTGTATTTAGATAGAAAGAAATTAAAAGTCAAAGTATTGGGCAGGGGGTTTGCTTGGTTGGATACAGGAACACATGATTCATTATTAGATGCTAGTAAATTTGTTCAAACCATTGAGCATAGACAAGGACTTAAGGTTGCTTGTTTAGAAGAAATAGCTTATCTCAATGGGTGGATAGATAAAGAAATACTGGAAATGCAGATAGTGAAACATTTGAATACTGGTTATGGAGAATACCTTTCGTCTATCGCGCTTGATACTAAATAA
- a CDS encoding carboxy terminal-processing peptidase has protein sequence MVKKLHRNKIFFFVVIAFCNFNIISEDKFRAEETDIDLAKEIISILQQEHYVDISFDEIQEDALQTFIESLDPNRLLFLESEVSYFSQQNNKDIDFTIYKAFEIFNLYSIRNKIRQEFKTNLLNEIDTPSFYEDRNLKLDRSENFWEKNLNKVELLWADFLINDLIQLMVNGNTLDESKSKLAKRHKSQKNYFSQTKKSDVFNIFMNSVTSRFGPATNYFSPKMVEDFDIDMKLSLEGIGAILAPDGLYTSVREIVPGGPADKSNLLSPEDKIIGVGQGEKEIVDIIGWRLDDAVRLIRGPKSSKVKLELIPANAIDESETKIIEIERGLVKLEDQSAQKKTITINKEGKNYLIGVITLPAFYMDFEAYQRREYNFKSSSNDVKKLLIELKEEKIDGLILDLRNNGGGSLFEANSLAHLFLGAGQIVQVKNASGNIQGLGQRRGFQFYDKPLAVLVNKFSASASEILAGAIQDYERGIIIGTETFGKGTVQRMEPLSRGKLKFTESKFYRVTGNSVQINGVVPDILLPDIINSEEIGMKTLENPLIYDTISPAKFRSFKRVPFIDQDLIEATRKRVNASPVFQYIVGEKMWRTQQKEKNLVSLNLDKRKKLKKDLEEEFLKRQNELRGKLGLSIFKNYKSYLDSEKDADEDLIDPYEEILKEASNILADSIDSSFKPIVASVNK, from the coding sequence ATGGTCAAAAAACTACATAGAAATAAAATATTTTTTTTCGTTGTAATAGCTTTTTGTAATTTCAATATAATAAGTGAAGACAAATTTAGAGCTGAAGAAACTGATATTGATTTGGCAAAAGAAATTATCAGTATCCTGCAACAAGAACATTATGTTGATATAAGTTTTGATGAAATTCAAGAAGACGCCCTTCAAACATTTATAGAGTCCTTAGATCCAAATCGATTATTATTTCTGGAATCAGAAGTTTCCTACTTTTCACAACAAAATAATAAAGATATAGATTTCACTATTTATAAAGCATTTGAAATATTTAATTTATATTCAATCAGAAACAAGATAAGACAGGAATTCAAAACAAACCTATTAAATGAAATAGACACGCCGTCTTTCTATGAAGATAGAAATTTAAAATTAGATAGAAGTGAAAACTTTTGGGAAAAGAATTTAAATAAAGTAGAACTTCTTTGGGCTGACTTTTTGATAAATGATCTAATTCAATTGATGGTCAATGGAAATACATTGGATGAATCTAAATCTAAACTAGCTAAGAGACATAAAAGTCAAAAGAACTATTTTAGTCAAACAAAAAAATCTGATGTATTTAATATATTCATGAATTCGGTAACTTCTAGATTTGGACCTGCAACCAATTACTTCTCTCCAAAGATGGTTGAAGACTTTGACATAGATATGAAACTTTCTTTGGAAGGTATTGGTGCAATTTTAGCTCCCGATGGATTATATACTTCAGTTCGAGAAATAGTCCCTGGAGGTCCTGCAGATAAATCAAATTTACTATCTCCGGAAGATAAAATTATTGGTGTAGGACAAGGAGAAAAAGAAATTGTTGATATTATTGGTTGGAGACTTGATGACGCTGTGAGGCTGATCAGGGGGCCAAAGAGCTCTAAAGTAAAACTAGAGTTAATACCAGCAAATGCAATAGACGAATCAGAGACAAAAATTATTGAAATCGAAAGAGGACTAGTAAAACTAGAAGATCAATCTGCACAGAAAAAAACTATTACTATTAATAAGGAAGGTAAAAATTACCTTATAGGGGTGATTACTTTACCGGCCTTTTATATGGATTTTGAAGCATATCAACGAAGAGAATATAATTTTAAGAGCAGTAGCAATGACGTTAAAAAACTTCTAATAGAGCTTAAAGAAGAGAAAATAGATGGCCTTATTCTTGATCTTAGAAATAACGGCGGGGGTTCTCTTTTTGAAGCTAATTCCTTAGCCCATTTATTTCTAGGAGCAGGTCAAATTGTACAAGTTAAAAATGCGTCAGGAAATATACAAGGCCTTGGTCAAAGAAGAGGCTTCCAATTTTATGATAAACCGTTAGCTGTGCTTGTTAATAAATTTAGTGCATCTGCCTCAGAAATTCTTGCTGGAGCAATACAAGACTATGAAAGAGGCATCATCATAGGTACTGAAACTTTTGGAAAGGGAACTGTTCAAAGGATGGAACCTTTAAGCAGAGGAAAACTTAAGTTCACGGAATCTAAATTCTATAGAGTAACTGGAAATAGTGTCCAAATTAATGGAGTAGTGCCTGATATTTTATTGCCTGATATTATTAATTCTGAAGAAATTGGAATGAAGACTCTAGAAAACCCTCTCATATATGACACAATTTCACCTGCTAAATTCAGGAGCTTTAAAAGAGTACCCTTCATAGATCAAGATTTAATCGAAGCTACAAGAAAAAGAGTGAATGCATCTCCTGTTTTTCAGTATATTGTAGGAGAGAAAATGTGGCGCACTCAACAAAAGGAAAAAAATCTTGTAAGTTTGAACTTAGACAAAAGAAAGAAATTAAAAAAAGATTTAGAAGAGGAATTTCTAAAAAGACAAAATGAATTAAGAGGAAAATTAGGACTAAGTATATTTAAAAATTACAAGTCATATTTAGACAGTGAAAAGGATGCAGATGAAGATTTAATAGATCCATATGAGGAAATCTTAAAAGAAGCTTCTAATATATTAGCTGATTCAATTGATTCATCATTCAAACCTATAGTTGCTTCAGTGAATAAATAA
- a CDS encoding glycosyltransferase family 4 protein: MIDSKKKILVLCPYPEGVAAGQRLKYEQYIENWQENGFEVEVSNFSDMDLWSILHQEGHYARKFLGTIRGYLKRIKILFRIKDYDLVYVFMWVSPIGTLFERAVRGLSKSLIFDFDDFVHIDLSFNKTSFTSWIIAKLKGGSRKTKYLIKNSDHVIISSPFHLDYCRNLNYKHASDYIPCSLNTDYFVPRHSSKKERKVVIGWTGTFSSKPYLDSLKEVFMSLSEMHDFKLKIIGNFDYKLPGIDLEVIQWSKDHEIDDLQSIDIGIYPIFFDEWGLGKGGLKAMQYMAIGLPVVASDYGTSSIILENQKDGLLVKTNEDWLNALNFLIKNPDKRIELGQYGRKKVVEKYSTNVVKSKYLAILESNCL; this comes from the coding sequence TTGATAGATAGTAAGAAGAAGATTTTAGTACTTTGTCCTTATCCAGAAGGAGTTGCGGCAGGCCAAAGATTAAAGTACGAGCAATATATTGAAAATTGGCAAGAGAATGGTTTTGAGGTGGAGGTATCAAATTTTTCTGATATGGATTTATGGTCAATTCTTCACCAAGAAGGACATTATGCAAGGAAATTTCTCGGCACTATTAGAGGTTATCTAAAAAGAATTAAAATTTTATTTAGAATTAAAGATTATGATTTAGTCTATGTCTTTATGTGGGTTTCTCCGATTGGAACTTTATTTGAAAGGGCTGTGAGAGGGTTGTCTAAGTCTTTAATCTTTGATTTTGATGACTTTGTTCATATAGATTTATCTTTTAACAAGACCTCTTTTACTTCTTGGATAATTGCTAAATTAAAAGGAGGATCTAGAAAGACTAAATATTTAATAAAGAATTCTGATCATGTAATTATCAGCTCACCTTTTCATCTAGATTATTGCAGAAATTTAAATTATAAGCATGCTTCGGATTACATACCCTGTTCTTTAAATACAGATTATTTTGTACCCAGGCATTCTTCTAAAAAGGAAAGAAAAGTTGTCATTGGTTGGACAGGAACTTTTAGTTCAAAACCTTATCTTGATTCTTTAAAAGAAGTTTTTATGAGTTTGTCAGAGATGCATGATTTTAAATTAAAGATAATTGGTAATTTTGATTATAAATTACCTGGGATAGATTTAGAGGTTATTCAATGGTCTAAGGATCATGAGATAGATGATTTACAATCTATTGATATAGGTATTTATCCTATCTTCTTTGATGAGTGGGGTTTAGGTAAGGGAGGGCTAAAAGCTATGCAATATATGGCGATAGGCCTGCCAGTGGTTGCTTCGGATTATGGAACAAGTTCTATTATTTTAGAAAATCAGAAAGATGGTCTATTAGTTAAAACAAATGAGGACTGGCTAAACGCTTTAAATTTTTTAATTAAAAATCCTGATAAAAGAATTGAATTAGGACAATATGGAAGAAAAAAAGTTGTAGAAAAATATTCAACAAATGTAGTTAAGTCAAAATATTTAGCTATTTTAGAGTCTAATTGTTTATAG